A stretch of DNA from Kangiella sediminilitoris:
GCTCCAGGTTACTCGCTTTCAGTTGGCGACGATAGGACTCCAGCAGTGATTTAGCATCGAAATCTACATAATCAAGTAACTCATCAACCCCTGAACCATAATCTGTCCCATAGATATCCAGTTCACCTTGCTCTGTAACTCTTAAATCTATGGTATGGGTGTCCCCGAACAGGTTATGCATATCGCCAAGGATTTCTTGGTAGGCACCTACAAGAAAGAATCCAAGTAAATATTCTTCTCCATGCGTATATTGTGGAAGCTGGATTGTTGAGGTGATTCCAAAGTTATTGACATATTGATCCAATACTCCATCACTATCACAGGTTATGTCCTGAATGATGGCGCTCTCAGTCGGTTCTTTGTCTAAGCCCTGTAAAGGCATAACTGGGAATATTTGATCGATAGCCCAGGCATCGGGTAAAGACTGAAAAATCGAAAAGTTTACAAAGTATTTACTGGCTAACTGTTCATTTAATTGAGCCAATATATTTTCCTGCTCTTGTGTTTCAGGCTGTAATCGTTGCTTTATAGCCATTAACACCAGGCGGTGTAGGCGCTCAGCGATAGCTCTTTCAGAAAGGCTAAGAACTTGATGGCTGAACATACCTTGGGCTTCATTTAGGTAGTAGCCTGCATCATGATGTGCTTGTATAAGTCGGGCGTTATCCCCCTGTAGGCTATCCTGATAGGTTACCCAAAGGTTGTGCAGTACAGTGGCACATTCATCCTGGGGTTTGCTGATATCGTGTTGTACAGGTGATTCTGCATCGATAACGTTCGCGACCAGTACAGCGTGATGAGCTGTTAGTGCTCGTCCAGACTCTGTAATGATATTTGGATGAGGTAAATTTTGCGAGATGGACACCTCATGAAATGCAGCTACTACATTATGAGCATACTCTTCAAGCGAGTAGTTCATTGAGCAGTGGCTTTGACTTCTTGTACCTTCATAGTCGACACCAAGGCCGCCGCCAACATCTACAGTTTTAATCGGTGCGCCTAACTGCTGTAGCTCAGCAAAAAAACGAGCACATTCTTTTAGAGCGTTCCGGATGTCATGAATAGAAGTGATTTGCGAACCTAGGTGAAAATGCAGTAGCTGGAAAATATCCAGTTGATCATTATCAATAAGCGTCTCTACCAGTCGAAGAATTTGGCTGGCCGATAAGCCA
This window harbors:
- the speA gene encoding biosynthetic arginine decarboxylase, encoding MTANTNTSWSVDQAKAYYNLPYWSDGFFDLNQQGDLTVSPDKTKPELQFTLSSICQELKARGFQMPALLRFGDIIHHRVNSLCQAFNKAIDEFDYNGYYTICYPIKVNQQRRVVEEIVKSQAKIDKQQKQIGLEAGSKPELMAVLAMSENTNSTIVCNGYKDREYLRAALIGSKLGHTVYIVIEKLSELHLLLEESKVMGIKPTIGVRARLASKGESKWQTSGGDHSKFGLSASQILRLVETLIDNDQLDIFQLLHFHLGSQITSIHDIRNALKECARFFAELQQLGAPIKTVDVGGGLGVDYEGTRSQSHCSMNYSLEEYAHNVVAAFHEVSISQNLPHPNIITESGRALTAHHAVLVANVIDAESPVQHDISKPQDECATVLHNLWVTYQDSLQGDNARLIQAHHDAGYYLNEAQGMFSHQVLSLSERAIAERLHRLVLMAIKQRLQPETQEQENILAQLNEQLASKYFVNFSIFQSLPDAWAIDQIFPVMPLQGLDKEPTESAIIQDITCDSDGVLDQYVNNFGITSTIQLPQYTHGEEYLLGFFLVGAYQEILGDMHNLFGDTHTIDLRVTEQGELDIYGTDYGSGVDELLDYVDFDAKSLLESYRRQLKASNLELTQQRQYLAELREGIYGYSYLED